Proteins from a genomic interval of Pseudomonas silesiensis:
- a CDS encoding sigma-54 interaction domain-containing protein, with product MNVNDASFEELLNALHDGVYITDGNGKTLKVNQAYERQTGLSGADLIGRSMQELVKEGVLSQSATLRVLHEGRPVSVMQSLSQGKKLLVSATPILDAENRISYVVSTVRDMTELLRMKHERDELQQLKQLRNSTAKLHAGQRDSLLRSPLMADQEVSGRVFSLARQVASSSVKVLLQGETGVGKTLVAQFIHNASPRASEPFLALNCGALPENLIEAELFGYAPGAFTGAGPKGKRGLLELAHHGTLFLDEIGDLPLPVQVKLLKVIEENRFIPVGGLELKEVDVRIISATHHDLKRLVAEGRFRADLYYRLNVVPINIPALRERREEIAPLLHYYLDRFNVRYERQVQWSLEAIDLMCDYTWPGNIRELINIVERLVVTNQTGTIEALDMPEEILDLNPLNTDDSRLPLRKVLENAERSAIRAALRVHKTTRLAAKALGVSQATVVQKMKRWEHSD from the coding sequence GACGCTGAAGGTCAATCAAGCCTATGAGCGCCAGACCGGGCTCAGTGGTGCTGATCTCATCGGCCGATCCATGCAGGAGCTGGTGAAGGAGGGCGTCCTATCGCAATCGGCCACACTGCGTGTATTGCATGAAGGTCGGCCGGTGTCGGTGATGCAGAGCCTGAGTCAGGGCAAGAAATTGTTAGTCAGCGCCACGCCGATTCTCGACGCTGAAAACCGGATTTCATATGTTGTCAGTACCGTACGCGACATGACTGAACTGCTGCGCATGAAACACGAGCGCGATGAGTTGCAACAGCTTAAACAACTGCGCAACAGCACCGCCAAACTTCATGCTGGTCAACGAGACAGCCTCCTGCGTTCTCCGCTTATGGCCGATCAGGAGGTTTCAGGCCGCGTCTTCTCGCTGGCCCGGCAGGTTGCCAGTAGCTCGGTGAAGGTTTTGCTTCAGGGAGAAACCGGCGTCGGAAAGACTCTCGTAGCGCAATTCATCCACAACGCCAGTCCGCGTGCCAGTGAACCATTTCTCGCGCTCAACTGCGGTGCGCTGCCCGAGAATCTGATCGAAGCCGAGCTGTTTGGCTATGCGCCTGGAGCGTTCACAGGCGCAGGCCCCAAAGGCAAGCGTGGCCTGCTGGAGCTGGCGCATCACGGAACATTGTTTCTCGATGAAATTGGTGATTTGCCACTGCCGGTGCAGGTCAAGTTACTCAAGGTGATCGAAGAAAATCGCTTCATTCCGGTCGGTGGCCTGGAGTTGAAGGAAGTCGATGTGCGCATCATCAGCGCCACCCACCATGACCTCAAGCGTCTGGTGGCAGAAGGTCGTTTTCGGGCTGATCTGTATTACCGGCTCAACGTGGTGCCGATCAACATTCCGGCACTGCGCGAGCGTCGTGAGGAGATTGCGCCGCTGCTGCATTACTACCTCGATAGATTCAATGTCCGTTATGAACGTCAGGTTCAATGGAGTCTCGAAGCAATCGACCTGATGTGCGACTACACCTGGCCAGGCAACATCCGCGAGTTGATCAACATCGTCGAACGGCTGGTGGTGACCAATCAGACCGGGACTATTGAGGCGCTGGACATGCCTGAGGAGATCCTCGACCTCAACCCGCTGAATACCGATGACAGCCGCTTACCGCTGCGCAAGGTATTGGAAAACGCCGAGCGCAGTGCAATTCGTGCCGCGCTGCGTGTACACAAGACCACGCGCCTGGCGGCCAAGGCGTTGGGCGTGAGTCAGGCGACCGTGGTGCAGAAGATGAAACGCTGGGAACATTCTGATTAG